The Drosophila nasuta strain 15112-1781.00 chromosome 2L, ASM2355853v1, whole genome shotgun sequence genome window below encodes:
- the LOC132798835 gene encoding mitochondrial import inner membrane translocase subunit TIM50-A, which yields MLNWTAWLRAMQQKAATKFPLPTSQTWCSVSNKLRSYNKREARISEQTSQQLHTEENTKAKQKSTAKSTAKAKPSPILGIYKNSKPKPSRWGYGYSLVVGGLCASVMWAIYEMGKPEQDQMGRSIEDELSGLSLPQQYLQRMWHSLQYYQKMLEEPLPIRLLPDVLQAPYVQPRYTLVLEMKDVLVHPDWTYQTGWRFKKRPGVDHFLKQCSKDFEIVVYTSEQGMTAFPILDALDPNGYIRYRLVRGATQVIDGQHIKNLNRLNRNLRRLIVVDWDRRAVPLHPDNIFAISRWMGNDDDVQLFDLAAFLSLIAEHQMDDVREVLHYYSQFEDPIEQFKENQRKLLELKQEKPDIEVKAKSR from the exons ATGTTGAACTGGACAGCCTGGCTGCGGGCAATGCAGCAAAAGGCAGCCACCAAGTTCCCCTTGCCAACGAGCCAAACGTGGTGCAGCGTGTCCAACAAGCTGCGCAGCTACAACAAGCGCGAAGCGAGGATCAGCGAGCAGACGAGTCAACAACTACACACAGAGGAAAACACAAAGGCGAAGCAAAAGTCAACAGCCAAGTCAACAGCCAAGGCGAAGCCATCGCCCATCCTCGGTATCTACAAGAACTCGAAGCCAAAGCCATCGCGATGGGGTTATGGCTACAGTCTGGTTGTGGGCGGTCTTTGTGCCTCCGTGATGTGGGCCATCTACGAGATGGGCAAACCGGAGCAGGATCAGATGGGGCGGAGCATTGAGGATGAGCTGAGCGGGTTGTCGCTGCCACAGCAGTACTTGCAACGCATGTGGCACTCGCTGCAGTACTATCAGAAGATGCTCGAGGAGCCGTTGCCCATTCGCCTGCTGCCTGACGTACTCCAGGCGCCTTATGTCCAACCACGTTACACGCTCGTCCTGGAGATGAAGGATGTGCTGGTGCATCCCGATTGGACATATCAGACTGGCTGGCGCTTCAAGAAGCGTCCGGGGGTCGATCACTTTCTCAAGCAGTGCAGCAAGGACTTTGAGATCGTTGTCTACACCTCGGAGCAGGGCATGACTGCGTTTCCCATTCTCGATGCCCTCGATCCCAATGGCTATATTCGCTATCGTCTGGTGCGTGGCGCCACCCAAGTGATCGATGGTCAGCACATTAAGAATCTGAATCGTCTCAATCGCAATCTACGGCGACTCATCGTAGTTGACTGGGATCGTCGCGCTGTGCCGCTGCATCCCGATAACATTTTTGCCATCTCCCGATGGATgggcaacgacgacgatgtgCAGCTCTTCGATTTGGCCGCGTTTCTCAGCCTCATTGCGGAGCATCAG ATGGACGATGTCAGAGAAGTGCTGCATTATTACAGTCAGTTTGAGGATCCCATCGAACAGTTCAAAGAGAATCAGCGCAAGTTGCTCGAACTGAAGCAAGAAAAGCCCGACATCGAAGTGAAAGCTAAAAGTCGCTGA